One Rosa chinensis cultivar Old Blush chromosome 5, RchiOBHm-V2, whole genome shotgun sequence genomic region harbors:
- the LOC112202522 gene encoding uncharacterized protein LOC112202522 produces MVDDNTYVYWSSENGILGVTRGDMKIIVEEKDLDVNVVKAYTEMLQKEMKETNTQIGLLNIEAAFYAVQHEKKLADFKKEGKNILKDDFKGHDIEIELFLIEELWSKFSYPKVIIPIHHYYSQHYTLLVIDNEKKQFVHMNSMLPPKKEWTKDNQYYNNANWVVKHIRRFIHDVKVTGTIFPDDSQDQENTREKCKGEDSKGELVTEVEEMTPREKEVRRWILDNQIGENDYELVEDLNCPQQKSCSDDCGPFMIHFMESIVHGVQPSKKKGNDMRKTILERFAKEESAWSVEKYLAETADAVGEPKK; encoded by the exons ATGGTGGATGACAATAC ATATGTCTACTGGAGCAGTGAAAATGGAATACTAGGGGTAACCAGGGGAGACATGAAGATTATCGTAGAAGAGAAAGATCTGGATGTTAAT GTGGTCAAGGCTTACACTGAAATGTTGCagaaggaaatgaaagaaacgaacactcagattggattactaAACATCGAAGCAGCG TTTTACGCAGTTCAACACGAAAAGAAACTAGCGGATTTCAAAAAAGAAGGCAAGAACATTCTCAAAGACGACTTCAAAGGCCATGATATTGAAATAGAGTTATTCCTGATCGAAGAACTGTGGAGTAAGTTCAGCTACCCCAAGGTGATTATCCCAATACACCATTACTACAGCCAGCACTACACACTGCTTGTCATCGACAATGAGAAAAAGCAGTTTGTTCACATGAACTCTATGCTGCCACCAAAGAAGGAATGGACAAAAGATAACCAATATTACAACAACGCAAACTGGGTG GTTAAGCACATAAGGAGGTTCATACACGACGTGAAGGTGACAGGGACAATATTTCCAGATGACAGCCAGGATCAAGAGAACACAAGAGAGAAGTGCAAAGGTGAGGACAGTAAAGGAGAACTTGTCACTGAGGTTGAAGAAATGACACCAAGAGAGAAAGAGGTCAGAAGGTGGATCTTGGATAATCAAATCGGGGAAAATGACTATGAGCTTGTAGAAGACTTGAACTGCCCTCAGCAGAAATCCTGTTC GGATGACTGTGGGCCGTTTATGATCCATTTCATGGAAAGCATAGTTCACGGAGTGCAACCCAGCAAGAAGAAAGGCAATGACATGAGGAAAACAATTCTTGAGAGGTTTGCAAAGGAGGAAAGTGCTTGGAGCGTCGAAAAATACCTTGCTGAAACTGCAGATGCTGTAGGAGAgccaaaaaaatag
- the LOC112164152 gene encoding uncharacterized protein LOC112164152, giving the protein MDASLAVKCTHSGQSFMFCINQYMSYAHLFEYICERFKFSATDDIELHYSLPGCAIFFLRNDDDFKMLFSGAKIYKLDCVDIMVLKNSVICSKKASVSFEDSCSGIVDEDDYLTEAFRTEVQKSYLSNEWASYIQCVGQKFRGGSPEFRDKLRKYAIEVGFSFVFIRNDWDRIHAVCSNWGTEGCEWNVHGYVLPANGCFIIGELDNVHSCKGVLRKQKHELLGSKIVKSCIEEDISYNLSLKPREIISKFKSAYGFDISYKVAWKAKQKAREMIYGSEADSFNMLTWYREAVFETNPGSSFVLEVDSSSNRFQRLFLAYAGCVRGFEFCLPILYVDGTFGKSVYKGQILCATGKNGNHGFFPLAMCVCDSETDANWSFFFQHLKNLLEPQGRKITFISDRGVGLLSAFDKIFPGNPHLFCYKHLVHNLMTKYNGKGSSVLKDDVKKKFFELAYSCTEKEYRFHLRELREAGGADIIDPFLADLPVQNWCRAFFPGCRYGIMANSIAESFNAWFAVEREMPVYTMLDQTRIRVMQMMGERRDEAQLWTSQLTPVMEGRLKEGMEKACRFNVHYSHTNVYEVRSKYSYVVDLGTPSCSCKKWEINCFPCCHGLAAIQAASLDVYAFMDKYFYVDYYKKCYDFPIYPISNVDMASSESASNDYILPPNAKRPPGRPRLKRFKSRGECEKKLIRCGRCGKMGQHNKKTCTEPI; this is encoded by the exons ATGGATGCTTCCTTAGCTGTTAAGTGCACTCATTCTGGACAAAGTTTCATGTTTTGTATTAATCAATATATGAGCTATGCTCATTTGTTTGAATACATTtgtgaacggttcaagttttcTGCAACTGATGATATTGAGCTTCATTATTCGCTTCCTGGATgcgctattttttttcttcgcaATGATGATGATTTCAAGATGCTGTTTAGCGGTGCCAAGATTTACAAGTTGGATTGTGTTGATATTATGGTGTTGAAGAATAGTGTAATTTGCAGCAAAAAAGCTTCTGTTTCATTTGAAGATAGCTGCTCTGGTAttgtggatgaagatgattacCTCACTGAGGCATTTAGGACTGAAGTTCAAAAGTCTTACTTGTCAAATGAGTGGGCTAGTTACATTCAATGTGTAGGGCAGAAATTTCGTGGCGGTTCCCCCGAGTTTCGAGACAAGCTCAGAAAGTATGCTATTGAAGTTGGGTTCAGCTTTGTATTTATTAGAAATGACTGGGACAGAATTCATGCAGTTTGTTCGAATTGGGGAACCGAAGGATGTGAGTGGAATGTCCATGGTTATGTTTTGCCTGCAAATGGTTGCTTTATTATTGGTGAGTTGGACAATGTCCACTCTTGCAAAGGTGTTCTtcgaaaacaaaaacatgaGCTTTTGGGATCGAAAATTGTCAAGTCATGTATTGAAGAGGACATTAGCTATAACTTGTCATTGAAGCCAAGGGAAATTATCAGCAAGTTCAAGTCAGCTTATGGGTTTGATATATCatacaaggttgcttggaaagCAAAGCAGAAGGCTAGGGAAATGATTTATGGTTCTGAGGCTGATTCGTTTAACATGTTAACATGGTATAGGGAAGCTGTATTTGAGACGAACCCGggatcttcttttgttttggaaGTTGATTCATCGAGTAATCGGTTCCAGAGGCTTTTCCTAGCTTATGCGGGCTGTGTTCGTGGCTTTGAATTCTGTCTTCCCATCTTGTATGTCGATGGGACTTTTGGGAAGAGTGTCTACAAGGGGCAGATACTTTGTGCAACCGGAAAGAATGGAAATCATG GTTTCTTTCCTCTTGCAATGTGTGTCTGTGATTCTGAGACTGATGCTAATTGGTCCTTTTTCTTCCAACACTTGAAGAACTTGCTGGAACCTCAAGGTAGAAAGATCACTTTTATTAGTGATCGTGGTGTTGGACTGTTGAGTGCTTTCGACAAGATATTTCCTGGTAATCCTCATCTTTTCTGTTACAAGCACTTGGTGCATAACCTTATGACTAAATACAACGGTAAAGGCTCTTCTGTTTTGAAAGATGATGTTAAAAAGAAGTTTTTTGAGTTGGCATATTCATGCACTGAAAAGGAATATCGTTTTCATTTGAGAGAGTTGAGAGAAGCTGGTGGTGCTGATATTATAGATCCGTTTCTTGCTGATCTGCCTGTTCAAAATTGGTGCCGTGCATTTTTCCCTGGATGCCGTTATGGAATTATGGCTAATAGTATAGCTGAATCTTTTAATGCTTGGTTTGCTGTTGAACGGGAGATGCCAGTGTACACTATGCTTGATCAGACTCGGATTAGGGTGATGCAGATGATGGGTGAGAGGAGAGACGAGGCACAGCTTTGGACCTCGCAACTTACTCCTGTTATGGAGGGTCGTTTGAAAGAAGGTATGGAGAAAGCTTGCCGTTTCAATGTGCATTACTCCCATACAAATGTTTATGAGGTTAGATCAAAGTATTCTTATGTTGTGGACCTTGGAACTCCTTCGTGCTCATGTAAAAAATGGGAGATTAACTGCTTCCCTTGCTGCCACGGTCTTGCTGCAATTCAAGCTGCCTCATTggatgtttatgcttttatggaTAAGTATTTTTATGTTGATTATTACAAGAAGTGTTATGATTTTCCAATTTATCCAATATCTAATGTTGATATGGCTTCTTCGGAATCTGCAAGTAATGACTACATACTTCCTCCAAATGCAAAAAGGCCTCCCGGGAGGCCTAGGCTCAAGAGGTTCAAGTCTAGAGGAGAGTGTGAAAAGAAGCTCATTCGTTGCGGCCGATGTGGCAAAATGGGACAGCATAACAAGAAGACCTGCACTGAacctatttga
- the LOC112168413 gene encoding nardilysin-like, which translates to MRYAFIEYTCSSPDANLIRDVSVKNKTEINSVIEPAEGIESIRLRALIDLFDEIIEKPFYDQLRTKEQLGYVQCDWKLISGVFGFYFIVQSSEYNPIYLQRRVDNFMNGLEDILVYI; encoded by the exons ATGAGGTATGCTTTCATCGAGTACACGTGCTCTTCTCCTGATGCTAACCTCATTAGAGATGTCAGTGTGAAGAATAAGACTGAAATAAACTCTGTTATTGAG CCGGCAGAGGGGATTGAGTCCATCAGATTGAGAGCATTAATAGatctttttgatgaaattatagAAAAACCATTTTATGATCAACTAAG GACGAAGGAGCAGCTGGGATATGTTCAGTGTGACTGGAAGTTGATATCCGGTGTTTTTGGCTTTTATTTCATAGTTCAGTCATCGGAGTACAACCCAATCTACTTGCAGCGGAGAGTTGACAACTTTATGAATGGTCTGGAAGACATATTG GTATACATTTGA